One region of Bradyrhizobium betae genomic DNA includes:
- the ppa gene encoding inorganic diphosphatase produces the protein MRIDAVSIGKNVPHDVNVIIEVPVGGEPIKYEMDKEAGTLVVDRFLYTPMRYPGNYGFIPHTLSDDGDPCDVLIINTRAIIPGAVMSVRPVGVLFMEDEAGGDEKILAVPSSKLTQRYDKVKSYSDLPDITLQQIQHFFEHYKDLEKGKWVKILRWGGPEDAQKLILEGIEREKKKKG, from the coding sequence ATGCGTATCGATGCGGTCTCGATCGGGAAAAACGTCCCCCACGACGTCAACGTCATCATCGAAGTCCCCGTGGGCGGCGAACCGATCAAATACGAGATGGACAAGGAAGCCGGCACGCTGGTGGTCGACCGCTTCCTCTACACGCCGATGCGTTACCCCGGTAACTACGGCTTCATCCCGCACACGCTGTCCGATGACGGCGACCCCTGCGACGTGCTGATCATCAACACCCGCGCCATCATCCCGGGCGCCGTCATGAGCGTGCGCCCGGTCGGCGTGCTCTTCATGGAAGACGAAGCCGGCGGCGACGAGAAGATCCTGGCGGTGCCGTCGTCGAAGCTGACGCAGCGCTACGACAAGGTGAAGTCGTACTCCGACCTGCCCGACATCACGCTGCAGCAGATCCAGCACTTCTTCGAGCACTACAAGGATCTCGAGAAGGGCAAGTGGGTGAAGATCCTGCGCTGGGGCGGCCCGGAAGACGCACAGAAGCTGATCCTCGAAGGCATCGAGCGCGAGAAGAAGAAGAAGGGCTGA
- the typA gene encoding translational GTPase TypA, translated as MNLRNIAIIAHVDHGKTTLVDKLLQQSGTYRDNQRQVERAMDSNDLERERGITILAKCTSVHWEDTQINIVDTPGHADFGGEVERILSMVDGVIVLVDAAEGPMPQTKFVVGKALKLGLKPIVAINKVDRPDARISEVVNEVFDLFAALDATDEQLDFPILYGSGKNGWMADSPDASHDVGMKPLFDLVLKHVAPPVVEEGPFRLLGTILEANPYLGRIITGRITSGTVKPNQAVKVLSRDGKLVETGRISKILAFRGLERQPVDIAEAGDIVAIAGLPKGTVADTFCDPSVEIPLQAQPIDPPTVSMSFIVNNSPLAGTEGDKVTSRLIRDRLLREAEGNVALRVVESQDKDAMEVSGRGELQLAILIETMRREGFELSVSRPRVVFQKDEATGATLEPIEEVVIDVDEEHSGVVVQKMSERKSELIEMRPSGGNRLRLVFYAPTRGLIGYQGELMTDTKGTAIMNRLFHNYLPYKGPIQGRRNGVLISNDQGDAVAYAMFKLEDRGPMMIEPGWKVYKGMIVGEHTRDNDLEINVLKGKQLTNIRTTSKDEAVRLTPPIRMTLEKALAYIEDDELVEITPKSIRLRKKHLDPNERKRAEKSKEAVA; from the coding sequence ATGAACCTTCGCAACATCGCCATCATCGCCCACGTCGACCACGGCAAGACCACTCTGGTCGACAAGCTGCTGCAGCAGTCCGGCACCTATCGCGACAACCAGCGCCAGGTCGAGCGCGCGATGGATTCCAACGATCTGGAACGCGAGCGCGGCATCACCATTCTGGCCAAATGCACCTCGGTGCATTGGGAAGACACCCAGATCAACATCGTCGACACCCCCGGCCACGCCGACTTCGGCGGTGAGGTCGAGCGTATCCTGTCGATGGTCGACGGCGTGATCGTGCTGGTCGACGCCGCTGAAGGCCCGATGCCGCAGACCAAATTCGTGGTCGGCAAGGCGCTCAAGCTCGGCCTGAAGCCGATCGTCGCCATCAACAAGGTCGATCGTCCTGACGCCCGCATCTCCGAAGTCGTCAACGAGGTGTTCGACCTGTTCGCGGCGCTGGACGCCACCGACGAGCAGCTCGACTTCCCGATTCTCTACGGCTCGGGCAAGAACGGCTGGATGGCTGACTCGCCGGACGCATCCCATGACGTGGGCATGAAGCCGCTGTTCGATCTCGTGCTCAAGCATGTGGCGCCGCCGGTGGTCGAGGAAGGTCCGTTCCGGCTGCTCGGCACCATTCTCGAGGCCAACCCCTATCTCGGCCGCATCATCACCGGCCGCATCACATCCGGCACGGTTAAGCCGAACCAGGCCGTGAAAGTGCTGTCACGTGACGGCAAGCTGGTGGAAACCGGCCGGATCAGCAAGATCCTGGCGTTCCGCGGCCTCGAGCGCCAGCCGGTCGATATTGCCGAAGCTGGCGACATTGTCGCCATCGCCGGACTGCCCAAGGGCACCGTGGCCGACACGTTCTGCGATCCGTCCGTCGAGATCCCGCTGCAGGCGCAGCCGATCGATCCGCCGACCGTATCGATGTCGTTCATCGTCAACAACTCGCCGCTCGCCGGCACCGAAGGCGACAAGGTCACCAGCCGCCTGATCCGCGATCGCCTGTTGCGCGAGGCCGAGGGCAACGTCGCGCTGCGCGTGGTCGAGTCCCAGGACAAGGACGCGATGGAAGTATCGGGTCGCGGCGAATTGCAGCTCGCGATCCTGATCGAGACCATGCGCCGCGAGGGCTTTGAGCTCTCCGTGTCGCGCCCGCGCGTCGTGTTCCAGAAGGACGAAGCGACCGGCGCCACGCTGGAGCCGATCGAGGAAGTCGTGATCGACGTCGACGAGGAGCATTCCGGCGTCGTCGTGCAGAAGATGAGCGAGCGCAAATCCGAGCTGATCGAGATGAGGCCGTCCGGCGGCAACCGCCTGCGTCTGGTGTTCTACGCGCCGACCCGCGGCCTGATCGGCTACCAGGGCGAGCTGATGACCGATACCAAGGGCACGGCGATCATGAATCGTCTGTTCCACAACTACCTGCCCTACAAGGGCCCGATCCAGGGCCGCCGCAACGGCGTGCTGATCTCCAACGACCAGGGCGACGCAGTCGCCTATGCCATGTTCAAGCTGGAAGACCGCGGCCCGATGATGATCGAGCCCGGCTGGAAGGTCTACAAGGGCATGATCGTCGGCGAACATACCCGCGACAACGATCTCGAGATCAACGTGCTCAAGGGCAAGCAGCTCACCAACATCCGCACGACCTCGAAGGACGAGGCTGTGCGCCTGACCCCGCCGATCCGGATGACCTTGGAAAAGGCGCTCGCCTATATCGAGGACGACGAGCTGGTGGAGATCACCCCGAAGTCGATCCGCCTGCGCAAGAAGCACCTCGACCCGAACGAGCGCAAGCGCGCGGAAAAGTCCAAGGAAGCGGTGGCGTAA
- the folD gene encoding bifunctional methylenetetrahydrofolate dehydrogenase/methenyltetrahydrofolate cyclohydrolase FolD: MTAKIIDGKVIAAELRGRVADEVARVKREHDLVPGLAVVLVGNDPASEVYVRSKHTQTQAAGMASFEHKLPADVSQADLLAVVSKLNRDPAVHGILVQLPLPKGLNTEAVINAIDPAKDVDGLHPNNAGRLAGGFEALSPCTPLGSIILTKSVHASLEGMNAIVIGRSNLVGRPLVQLLLNENATVTIAHSRSRDLPGLVKRADLVYAAVGKPEMVRGDWLKPGATVIDIGINRIPKEDGKTRLVGDVAYQEALAVAGAITPVPGGVGQMTVACLLVNTLRAACAIAGLPKPAV, translated from the coding sequence ATGACCGCCAAAATCATCGATGGAAAAGTCATTGCGGCGGAACTCCGTGGCCGCGTCGCCGACGAGGTGGCCCGCGTCAAGCGCGAGCACGATCTGGTGCCGGGTCTCGCAGTGGTCCTGGTCGGCAATGATCCCGCCAGCGAGGTCTATGTCCGCTCCAAGCACACCCAGACCCAGGCCGCCGGCATGGCCTCGTTCGAGCACAAGCTGCCGGCCGACGTGTCTCAAGCGGACCTGCTGGCCGTCGTCTCAAAACTCAACCGCGATCCGGCGGTGCACGGCATCCTGGTGCAGCTGCCGCTGCCGAAGGGGCTGAACACCGAGGCCGTCATCAACGCCATCGACCCCGCCAAGGACGTTGACGGCCTGCATCCGAACAATGCCGGCCGGCTCGCCGGCGGCTTTGAGGCGCTGTCACCCTGCACGCCGCTCGGCTCGATCATCCTGACCAAGAGCGTGCACGCTTCGCTCGAAGGCATGAACGCCATCGTCATCGGCCGCTCCAATCTGGTCGGCCGTCCCTTGGTGCAGCTGTTGCTGAACGAGAACGCCACGGTGACCATCGCGCATTCGCGCTCGCGCGATCTGCCCGGGCTCGTGAAGCGCGCCGACCTCGTCTATGCCGCGGTCGGCAAGCCGGAGATGGTGCGCGGCGACTGGCTGAAGCCGGGCGCGACCGTGATCGATATCGGCATCAACCGTATTCCGAAGGAGGATGGCAAGACGCGCCTCGTCGGCGACGTCGCCTATCAGGAAGCGCTCGCCGTCGCCGGCGCGATCACGCCGGTGCCGGGTGGCGTCGGCCAGATGACCGTGGCGTGCCTGCTGGTGAATACGCTGCGCGCGGCCTGCGCGATCGCGGGCCTGCCGAAGCCGGCAGTGTAG
- a CDS encoding glutamine amidotransferase — protein sequence MSFRTDRFGGAEVVPFTRRTPGAAASATKLPVLIILHQESSTPGRVGNALRALGHRLDIRRPRFGDPLPDTLDRHAGAVVFGGPMSANDPDDYIRREIDWIEIPLREQRPFLGICLGAQMLAMQLGARVAPHAQALTQIGYYPIRPTAAGHALCPAWPAQVYHWHREGFDLPVGTELLAEGDDFPVQAFRTGNAFGLQFHPDVTYAMMHCWTTRGYDGLSAPGARQRHHHFADRAVYDAAERAWLAHFIDGWLARRPVLAQAAE from the coding sequence ATGTCGTTCCGGACGGACAGGTTTGGTGGCGCAGAGGTGGTGCCCTTCACGAGAAGGACGCCGGGCGCGGCCGCCTCCGCAACGAAGTTGCCGGTTCTCATCATTCTGCATCAGGAATCATCGACCCCGGGCCGCGTCGGCAATGCGCTCCGCGCGCTCGGCCACCGCCTCGACATCCGCCGGCCCCGCTTCGGCGATCCCCTGCCCGACACGCTCGACCGGCATGCCGGTGCCGTGGTCTTCGGGGGGCCGATGAGCGCCAATGATCCCGACGACTACATCCGCCGCGAGATCGACTGGATCGAAATTCCGCTTCGCGAACAGCGGCCGTTCCTCGGCATCTGCCTTGGCGCGCAGATGCTGGCGATGCAGTTAGGCGCCCGCGTCGCGCCGCACGCGCAGGCGCTGACCCAGATCGGCTACTACCCGATCCGTCCGACCGCCGCGGGGCATGCGCTCTGCCCGGCCTGGCCGGCGCAGGTCTATCACTGGCATCGCGAAGGCTTCGACCTGCCCGTCGGCACTGAGCTGCTTGCGGAAGGCGATGATTTTCCGGTTCAGGCGTTCCGCACGGGCAATGCTTTCGGCCTGCAATTTCACCCTGATGTGACCTACGCGATGATGCATTGCTGGACCACGCGCGGCTATGACGGTCTCAGCGCGCCTGGCGCGCGGCAGCGGCATCATCATTTCGCGGATCGTGCGGTCTACGATGCCGCCGAACGCGCCTGGCTTGCTCATTTCATCGACGGCTGGCTGGCGCGCCGGCCGGTGCTGGCGCAAGCCGCCGAGTGA
- a CDS encoding enoyl-CoA hydratase, translating to MAYEHILYEVSDKIATITLNRPDRMNAWTPVMERDVRHAMEASSADDNVRVIVLTGAGRAFCAGADMDALKGLDPNDVRRASNLPPFDMNRRPDWQTRYGFYPSIGKPVIAMLNGATAGIGLVHALYCDLRFAADNTVFTTAFARRGLIAEHGMSWMLPHIVGHANAMDLLLSARRVGSDEALRIGLVNRLCSPEKLRDETYAYARDLADMVSPSAMAVIKRQLYEVPFQTLAEATIEANREMMVALNGSDFREGVASFMEKRPPRFTGK from the coding sequence ATGGCTTACGAACACATTCTCTATGAGGTGAGCGACAAGATCGCGACCATCACGCTCAATCGCCCCGATCGTATGAATGCGTGGACGCCGGTCATGGAGCGCGACGTGCGTCACGCGATGGAAGCATCGAGCGCCGACGACAATGTCCGCGTCATCGTGCTCACCGGCGCGGGCCGTGCCTTCTGCGCCGGCGCCGACATGGATGCGCTGAAGGGGCTCGATCCCAACGACGTCAGGCGCGCATCGAACCTGCCGCCGTTCGACATGAACCGCCGTCCCGACTGGCAGACGCGCTACGGGTTCTATCCGTCGATTGGAAAACCGGTCATCGCCATGCTCAACGGCGCCACCGCCGGCATCGGCCTCGTCCACGCGCTCTATTGCGACCTGCGCTTTGCCGCCGACAACACCGTGTTCACGACAGCCTTCGCGCGGCGCGGGCTCATCGCCGAGCATGGCATGTCCTGGATGCTGCCGCACATCGTCGGCCATGCCAATGCGATGGATCTGTTGCTCTCGGCCCGGCGCGTCGGAAGCGACGAGGCGCTGCGGATCGGCCTGGTCAACCGGCTCTGCTCGCCCGAGAAGCTGCGCGATGAGACCTATGCCTATGCGCGCGACCTCGCCGACATGGTGTCCCCGAGCGCGATGGCCGTGATCAAGCGGCAGCTCTACGAGGTGCCGTTCCAGACCCTGGCCGAGGCGACGATCGAGGCGAACCGGGAGATGATGGTGGCGCTGAACGGCAGCGATTTCCGGGAGGGCGTCGCCAGCTTCATGGAGAAGCGGCCGCCGAGGTTTACGGGGAAGTAG
- a CDS encoding DUF167 domain-containing protein has translation MVAKEPWRYAAAGISIALRVTPRGGRDAIDGIEQLADGRSVLKVRVRAIADGGEANKAVLVLLAKSLGVPKAAVKLLSGATSRLKQIAVDGDPVRLGEALRQLASAQSSD, from the coding sequence TTGGTTGCGAAAGAGCCCTGGCGCTATGCGGCCGCAGGAATCAGCATCGCGCTGCGGGTGACGCCGCGCGGCGGCCGGGACGCCATCGACGGGATCGAGCAGCTGGCCGACGGCCGCAGCGTACTCAAGGTGCGGGTGCGCGCGATCGCCGATGGCGGCGAAGCCAACAAGGCCGTTCTGGTCCTGCTGGCGAAATCGCTTGGTGTCCCCAAGGCCGCTGTCAAATTGCTATCCGGGGCGACCTCGCGGCTGAAGCAGATCGCGGTCGACGGAGATCCGGTGCGGCTCGGCGAAGCCCTGCGCCAGCTCGCATCAGCCCAATCAAGCGACTGA
- a CDS encoding Crp/Fnr family transcriptional regulator — translation MDVRTSKTTEVDSRPANNLLRRLNPADYALLAPHVIVDDAAANELLYSPGDDVQVVHFPCGPALATFLVPNEDGRDVETILVGREGAVGGIVSEGFLPAYTRICVKFGGPFARVNVAKLEAAKLRSASLRNIFARYADCMLAQIFQSTACNAIHSIEQRTAKWILAAMERTGDESSVPLTHEQLATLLGVGRSYASRVLQSFKAEGVLDTRRGSILVRNHDGLRQRACLCNDAVKLHFEEVLRGVYPTEETSPSSAQG, via the coding sequence ATGGACGTGCGCACCAGCAAGACAACCGAGGTCGACAGCCGGCCGGCCAACAATCTGCTGCGACGTTTGAACCCGGCGGACTACGCGCTGCTCGCGCCCCACGTCATCGTGGACGACGCCGCGGCCAACGAGCTGCTCTACAGTCCCGGCGACGATGTCCAGGTCGTGCACTTTCCCTGCGGACCGGCGCTCGCGACCTTCCTCGTTCCCAATGAAGACGGCCGCGACGTCGAGACCATTCTGGTCGGCCGCGAAGGGGCGGTGGGCGGAATCGTCAGCGAGGGATTTCTGCCGGCCTACACCCGCATCTGCGTGAAGTTCGGCGGCCCGTTTGCGCGCGTCAACGTCGCCAAGCTGGAAGCGGCAAAGCTTCGCTCGGCCTCGCTGCGCAACATCTTCGCCCGCTACGCGGACTGCATGCTGGCGCAGATCTTCCAGTCCACCGCCTGCAACGCCATCCACTCGATCGAGCAGCGCACGGCGAAGTGGATCCTGGCGGCGATGGAGCGCACCGGTGACGAGAGCAGCGTGCCGCTGACGCATGAGCAGCTCGCGACTTTGCTCGGCGTCGGCCGCAGCTATGCGAGCCGCGTGCTGCAATCGTTCAAGGCCGAGGGTGTGCTGGACACGCGGCGCGGCTCGATCCTGGTCCGCAACCACGATGGCCTGCGCCAGCGCGCCTGCCTCTGCAACGACGCCGTGAAGCTGCATTTCGAGGAGGTGCTGCGTGGGGTCTACCCGACCGAAGAGACCAGCCCCAGCTCAGCACAGGGCTGA
- a CDS encoding response regulator produces MIPASPDGLADVPADVLIVEDDPIIAIDFEDRLLGFGVASVRTVGSVAQALAAIAARAPDFALLDVELGREKSFAVAERLTAAQIPFVFVTGYGAETSIPAAFKARPRLQKPCSSDALETALRTRGA; encoded by the coding sequence ATGATACCTGCTTCCCCGGACGGCTTGGCCGATGTCCCCGCCGATGTCCTCATCGTCGAGGACGATCCGATCATTGCGATCGATTTCGAGGATCGCCTGCTCGGATTTGGCGTGGCGAGCGTGCGCACCGTGGGATCGGTGGCGCAGGCGCTGGCCGCGATCGCGGCGCGTGCGCCTGATTTCGCGCTGCTCGACGTCGAGCTTGGCCGCGAGAAGAGCTTCGCCGTCGCCGAGCGGCTGACGGCCGCGCAAATTCCCTTCGTCTTCGTGACCGGCTACGGCGCCGAGACCAGCATCCCGGCCGCGTTCAAGGCGCGGCCGCGGCTGCAGAAGCCTTGCTCGTCCGACGCCCTGGAGACCGCGCTCCGCACGCGCGGAGCGTGA
- a CDS encoding GNAT family N-acetyltransferase — protein sequence MSTTLIEVRPAKAADATAVASTHDEAWRSAYQGIIPGGELEKLINRRGPQWWDSAIRKGSRVSVLVFGDKIAGYANYGRNRARSLHFDGEIYELYLRPEFQGLGFGRRLFTAARRDLMQSGLKSMVVWALSDNDPATEFYRALGGRMVARSSERFGPKSLDKVAFAWTN from the coding sequence ATGAGCACAACCCTGATCGAGGTCCGGCCGGCCAAAGCTGCAGATGCAACTGCGGTGGCGTCCACCCATGACGAAGCCTGGCGTTCCGCCTATCAGGGCATCATTCCCGGCGGTGAGCTGGAGAAGCTGATCAACCGTCGCGGCCCGCAATGGTGGGACAGCGCCATCCGCAAGGGCAGCCGCGTCAGCGTGCTCGTGTTCGGCGACAAGATCGCAGGCTACGCCAATTACGGCCGCAACCGCGCCCGCAGCCTGCATTTCGACGGAGAGATCTACGAGCTGTACTTGCGTCCCGAATTTCAGGGTCTCGGCTTCGGCCGTCGCCTGTTCACCGCGGCTCGCCGCGACCTGATGCAGAGCGGGCTCAAGAGCATGGTGGTGTGGGCGCTCTCGGACAACGATCCCGCCACCGAGTTCTATCGGGCGCTGGGCGGCCGCATGGTGGCGCGCTCCTCCGAGCGGTTCGGGCCGAAGTCGCTCGACAAGGTTGCCTTCGCCTGGACCAATTGA
- a CDS encoding flavin monoamine oxidase family protein, which produces MGSLPSSVDVAIIGAGAAGLGAAHALQGTGLSVIVLEARGRLGGRAWTVQASPEVTFDVGCGWLHSADKNSFVDIARKLDFEVNKDLPPWRERAFGNAFPKEKRDDFMRAMDAFYQRLWQAAQKGKDEPASRSLEPGNRWNPMIDAVSTYINGCELKDMSTLDWDAYEDSDLNWRVRRGYGALIAAYGAPCPVALNCNVTLIDHSGQRIRLTTSQGNLAIDKVIVTVPTNLIADEAIHFSPPLPAKVDAAAGLPLGVDDKVTLALDDAEAFPKEGNLRGATMRTEMGTYHIRPFGQPCIEGFFGGSFARELEDAGAGAIAAHSIDEIAGFLGNDIRRKLKPLYESRWAHDPFARGSYSHALPGHAGDRAVLAAPVDGRLFFAGEATSPNFFTTAHGARDSGERAAGEVLTALRKP; this is translated from the coding sequence ATGGGTTCTCTCCCCTCATCCGTCGACGTCGCCATCATCGGCGCGGGTGCCGCCGGCCTCGGCGCCGCGCATGCGCTGCAAGGCACCGGCCTCTCCGTGATCGTGCTGGAAGCGCGCGGTCGTCTCGGCGGCCGGGCCTGGACCGTGCAGGCCTCACCTGAAGTCACGTTCGACGTCGGCTGCGGCTGGCTGCACTCCGCCGACAAAAACTCCTTCGTCGATATCGCGCGAAAACTCGATTTCGAGGTCAACAAGGACCTGCCGCCCTGGCGCGAGCGCGCTTTCGGCAACGCATTTCCGAAAGAGAAGCGCGACGATTTCATGCGCGCGATGGACGCGTTCTATCAGCGTCTCTGGCAAGCCGCGCAAAAGGGCAAGGACGAGCCCGCGAGCCGGAGTTTGGAGCCCGGCAACCGCTGGAACCCGATGATCGACGCAGTCTCGACCTATATCAACGGCTGCGAACTGAAGGACATGTCGACGCTGGACTGGGACGCTTATGAGGACAGCGACCTCAACTGGCGTGTCCGGCGCGGCTACGGCGCCCTGATCGCCGCTTATGGCGCGCCCTGCCCGGTGGCGCTGAACTGCAACGTCACGCTGATCGATCATTCCGGCCAGCGCATCCGCCTCACGACATCGCAGGGCAATCTGGCCATCGACAAGGTGATCGTCACGGTGCCGACGAATCTGATCGCGGACGAAGCCATCCATTTCTCGCCGCCGCTCCCCGCCAAGGTCGATGCGGCGGCCGGCCTGCCACTCGGTGTCGACGACAAGGTGACGCTGGCACTCGACGACGCCGAAGCCTTCCCGAAGGAAGGCAATCTGCGCGGCGCCACCATGCGCACCGAGATGGGCACCTATCACATCCGTCCGTTCGGCCAGCCCTGCATCGAAGGCTTTTTCGGCGGCAGTTTTGCCCGCGAGCTGGAAGATGCCGGCGCAGGCGCCATCGCCGCGCACAGCATCGACGAAATTGCAGGCTTTCTCGGCAACGACATCCGCCGCAAGCTGAAGCCGCTCTACGAGTCGCGCTGGGCGCATGATCCGTTTGCGAGAGGCTCCTACTCGCACGCCCTGCCTGGACACGCCGGCGACCGCGCCGTGCTGGCCGCGCCGGTGGATGGACGGCTGTTCTTTGCCGGCGAAGCCACGTCGCCAAATTTCTTCACGACGGCGCATGGGGCGCGAGACAGCGGCGAGCGGGCAGCGGGAGAAGTGCTCACGGCTCTACGCAAACCATAA
- a CDS encoding YggT family protein, which produces MRAVLDIVIIVLDLYVWLLIASAILSWLIAFNVVNTRNQFVSAVAEFLYRITEPVLAPIRNFLPSLGGLDISPIILILLIMFTERVILYYIYPNVI; this is translated from the coding sequence ATGCGTGCCGTTCTCGACATCGTCATCATCGTGCTCGACCTCTACGTCTGGCTGCTGATCGCCTCCGCGATCCTGTCCTGGCTGATCGCCTTCAACGTGGTGAACACCCGCAACCAGTTCGTTTCGGCGGTGGCGGAGTTCCTGTACCGGATCACCGAGCCGGTGCTGGCGCCGATTCGCAATTTCCTGCCCAGCCTCGGCGGCCTCGACATCTCGCCGATCATCCTGATCCTGCTCATCATGTTCACCGAGCGGGTGATCCTGTATTACATCTACCCGAACGTGATCTAA
- a CDS encoding thiol-disulfide oxidoreductase DCC family protein has product MPKWPDDDVILFDGVCIFCSRWVRFVAARDKAKRFRFTPIQSDYGAKLARNFGIDPDDPDTNAVVHGGEVYMTSDAALTVLSQLPGWGWVSALFAVPKPLRDPVYSLIARNRYRVFGKYDACFVPDADLRARVIE; this is encoded by the coding sequence ATGCCGAAATGGCCCGACGATGACGTGATCCTGTTCGACGGCGTCTGCATCTTCTGCTCGCGCTGGGTGCGGTTCGTCGCTGCGCGCGATAAGGCCAAGCGGTTTCGCTTCACGCCGATCCAGTCGGACTACGGCGCGAAGCTCGCGCGCAACTTCGGTATTGATCCCGATGACCCCGACACCAATGCCGTGGTCCATGGCGGCGAGGTGTACATGACGTCCGACGCTGCACTGACAGTCTTATCGCAGCTCCCCGGTTGGGGCTGGGTGAGTGCGCTGTTCGCCGTGCCGAAGCCGCTGCGGGACCCCGTGTACAGCCTCATCGCGCGCAACCGCTACCGCGTCTTTGGAAAGTACGATGCGTGCTTCGTGCCCGATGCCGACTTGCGGGCGCGGGTGATCGAGTGA
- a CDS encoding alpha/beta hydrolase family protein has translation MRLFNILALLPLLSLLTASPLCAQVTLGSSGAEGEPFRRQEWRVPSPDTDIAAHALLFRPPGAGPFRLAVIAHASTQNVLRRAQMPQPEYRALAAFLVARGFAVLVPERLGHGATGGRYVEDQGGCDEADYARSARATADEISRALEFLRNQDFIRKDAAVVIGHSAGGWGALALAGADPNVISAIVAFAPGRGGHANDEANRICAPQTLLAAAAEFGKPARIPVTWLVAANDSYFAPAFSRRLADAFRGGGKVDFRTLPAIGSEGHWMIELETGVKAARGELDRALDQTKSARSYKP, from the coding sequence ATGCGGCTCTTCAACATCCTCGCGCTCTTGCCTCTGCTGTCCCTGCTGACCGCGTCGCCTCTGTGCGCCCAGGTCACGCTTGGGTCGTCGGGCGCGGAGGGCGAACCGTTTCGCCGGCAAGAGTGGCGCGTGCCGTCACCGGATACCGACATCGCCGCGCATGCGCTGCTGTTCCGCCCGCCTGGCGCGGGTCCGTTTCGGCTCGCCGTCATCGCGCATGCCTCGACGCAGAACGTGTTGCGTCGCGCGCAAATGCCGCAGCCGGAATACCGCGCGCTCGCAGCGTTTCTGGTCGCGCGCGGCTTTGCCGTGCTGGTGCCGGAGCGGCTCGGCCATGGCGCGACCGGCGGCCGCTATGTCGAGGACCAGGGCGGCTGCGACGAAGCGGACTATGCGCGTTCTGCCCGCGCCACGGCCGACGAGATTTCGCGCGCACTGGAGTTCTTGCGCAACCAGGATTTCATTCGCAAGGATGCCGCGGTGGTGATCGGCCATTCCGCCGGCGGCTGGGGCGCGCTGGCGCTTGCCGGCGCTGATCCGAATGTGATCTCCGCGATCGTCGCGTTTGCGCCGGGGCGCGGCGGCCATGCCAATGACGAGGCAAACCGGATCTGTGCGCCACAGACGCTGCTTGCTGCTGCGGCCGAGTTCGGCAAGCCGGCGCGCATTCCCGTCACATGGCTGGTTGCGGCCAATGACAGCTATTTCGCGCCGGCGTTTTCGCGAAGACTGGCGGATGCGTTTCGCGGCGGCGGCAAGGTCGATTTTCGCACCCTACCTGCGATAGGCAGCGAGGGCCATTGGATGATCGAGCTCGAGACGGGTGTGAAAGCCGCGCGCGGCGAGCTCGACCGCGCCCTCGACCAAACCAAGTCAGCTAGGTCGTACAAACCATGA